One Planktothrix tepida PCC 9214 genomic window, GTACAGAATCAAAAATTATCCGATAATAATACCTAATTGAAATGATGAGTCGTAATTATTTATCTGGGCTAACTAACCCCAATAGATAAAAGCTATCTGATTTTTAAGGCTTGATTTTACCCCGCTATCCAATATCTGAATAATCCAAATTAAAACTAGATCATTTTAGTGCAAGCTTGAAGCAAGCTAGATGAAAGCCGTAGATATTCAAAAATGTTCGGGTTTCTCTTGCTGAGTTTTAAGTATAAGGAGAACGTATGCTGGATCAATTTAACGGTTTCAATCAAGTTGTAGGAATTAGCTTAATTTCTCTATCCGTGACTACTATTTTAGTGACTTCTAATCATCAAAATTTTACTAGGGCACAAGAAAATCCTGGTTGTTTTATTGTTGATCATGCAGAGCGAGTTGTTAATTTAGATGGAATTTGTATACCTCAAGTTAAAGCTGAATTAGAACCCCCGGCTATTATTAAAGGAATTGCTTTAACTGGTACAAGAATAATTAGGGAAAGGTCAGAGGTTCCTTTGATAACAGGTACAATTACAAATACAACAAATCAAACAATTCAGGTTAATAGCATAAAGTTACAATTTCAGGATAAATCAACAGGAGTTGTTATTACAACTGAAACATTAGATGTAGAAGCTTATTTGGCTCCTAAACAAAGCCGTGAATTTAGAAAACCTGTTTTTAAGGATTCAGATTTAGGAGGCCGCAGAGAAAGTAATATAAAAATGCCACCGGATTTTATAGACTGGATATAATGACTAAGTTTTTATATTTTAAGGATGTGGTCAGATGAAAACGAATAGATTAATATCAAAAATTACTCTATCATTTACATTTTTTTATCTGTTTCTATATTCAACTTTAGAAGTAAAATCTCAAGAACTTGAAGGTTGTTTTTGGATCAATTCTTTCGATCAAAGTATGCGAATTCCAACTTATATGTGTGGAAAATTAAATTCTACTCTTCAGAATCCTACTCAAAGTTTGAATAACCTATCACAAGAACAAGCTTTTATTGAAGACTATAAAAAATTAGCTAACTCCCAAGAAGAACCTTTATTAAGAAGTCTTCTCTTAAGCACGATTAAAAATTCACCCGATGGAGAAGTTAATGAGGCAAAAAAATTTTGTGCTACTTTTCAATCAGGCCAATCTTACCAAGATATTATTAAATCTGAATCAGAAAAACTGTCTCAACAACAGGAAGGTTCAGCAACATATAGAGCTAATCTTCGCCTGGTCAGTTTTCGTTTTGTCTTAGCTACTAAACATTTTTGTCCTCAATTTGCATCTCAAATTAATCCAGAAGAGTAATAATGATCTCGTTCCAATGCTCTGCATTGGAATGCAAAAATTGAGGCTCTGCCTCAAATAACAGGAGGCGGAGCCTCCATGAATAGCATTTCTAGGTAGAACCTAGAAACGAGAGAGATGAGCAGATTGAGGTTAATTGTTTTTATTATAGTTTTCTATATTGCTGGAGGGGGAAGATATGATTTTTTCGGTGGAGAGGGGGGAGAGAGTGGAAAGGGTGGAGAGGGAGGAGAGGGTGGTTTTATTTTGTTTGATTTTTCTATAATTGAGTTTAATTGAGGTAAATTTTGCTCATTAATTAAGCCAGTTATTTCTGTTAATATTTTCTCCTGTAATGCAGAAGATAATTGAGCAGGTAAATTTTTCCCGGTAACTTGCTCTAAAGTTATTTGATCAATTTTAAATTCTTTAGTTATAGGAACATTTTTACCATCAGGAAGTTGTAAATTAATAGTAAAAATTATGTTATTAAATTGCATTTGATTAATGTTCAAATCCTCTGATTTATCTGAATCTTGAATCGGGGTATTTTTTCCTTTTTCAGATAATTTTTTTAGGTTAATTGCCATCATAGATTCAGGTGTAGTGGCATTATTGTCAAACCGCACATCAACATTAACTGCTATATCCTCAACAACAATTTTTTCAATTTCTAAAGGCTTTTTTAATAATGATTTCGCTTGAAAGTTCATACTTTTAATTCTAAAAATATAAGGACTAGCAAAACCATCTATATTATC contains:
- a CDS encoding FxLYD domain-containing protein, whose translation is MLDQFNGFNQVVGISLISLSVTTILVTSNHQNFTRAQENPGCFIVDHAERVVNLDGICIPQVKAELEPPAIIKGIALTGTRIIRERSEVPLITGTITNTTNQTIQVNSIKLQFQDKSTGVVITTETLDVEAYLAPKQSREFRKPVFKDSDLGGRRESNIKMPPDFIDWI
- a CDS encoding DUF732 domain-containing protein gives rise to the protein MKTNRLISKITLSFTFFYLFLYSTLEVKSQELEGCFWINSFDQSMRIPTYMCGKLNSTLQNPTQSLNNLSQEQAFIEDYKKLANSQEEPLLRSLLLSTIKNSPDGEVNEAKKFCATFQSGQSYQDIIKSESEKLSQQQEGSATYRANLRLVSFRFVLATKHFCPQFASQINPEE